From the genome of Cryptococcus neoformans var. neoformans B-3501A chromosome 1, whole genome shotgun sequence, one region includes:
- a CDS encoding hypothetical protein (HMMPfam hit to MutS_III, MutS domain III, score: 56.9, E(): 5.4e-14; HMMPfam hit to MutS_V, MutS domain V, score: 129.0, E(): 1.1e-35) yields the protein MHGNRKRQATPAISIGKSSSEEIVKRPKGKERRGARQQPTAPSLASRPEQPQCESQRILTRGSQIEEKNTGQRGDVILEGEIKEQRTLSLHAPFTGNLAAAWYDPEERKIQVLEDTKDTLNWDLACLVIEQVRPTLIIVSTKTQNSLMEKIEEYRDENKCELLLLPSRSCSPKAASIQLASVRVSDSSVTLSVCRAEEQSAHEPRNGSAIEDANWRDEGAGMGTYRLSLVKLGCWMNINAPLATVAAGILVEQVKKGRTMEAMPGEQHFNGLELTVLESMDLERHMQINKDALTSLAIFDVESHAFMYSEQNKQALSIFGKLDSTVTPLGKKLLHTWHLRPLLDLSEISARHDAVEFFSSAENAPIMTSLRKTMKGVRNVPAHCTKLQTGRGSYVEWKCLVDALTAALEIRNFMCGIATPVPLPIAEKIRETVRDNLIIFCQDMNAVIDWDASRLESRVAVRPGVDDELDSWREIYAGLDVTLNQVALMIYSQVPPGISSSVNVVYLPQLGYLAVIQADADEPPEIPGWESRFHTEDRYYYKTVEMEDLDDHFGDLYTLMIGKEIEIIQRLVEHLKGYETSILRTVDTIAELDCILALARAARDFGLKRPIMTEEPVLQIRGGRHILYESLVPRYIENDTMIASGGVNGLASMMIITGANGSGKSAYGKQVALMAFMAQIGSFVPADGARIGICDKIFTRLQTRESTSRHASAFMIDLGQVSQALRGATRHSLIIMDEFGKGTHPADGAGLLAGTVEYLLQGVCPRSIVMTHFHELFANHFITEDRLPVRFCHMKTLLTNDSDDIHYLYKLVPSLSLTSNAAECALRHGIPKNIVDRAQEVTKCVSKFEISKLLDATLTMENIREIKAAEELAKRFLAWDIDPDSEDVIDVLQKMIEATDIFLEDDSSVSAEGTTANRENATISDEEGSIDSSEEID from the exons ATGCATGGGAACCGCAAAAGACAAGCTACTCCTGCTATAAGCATTGGCAAATCAAGTTCAGAAGAAATAGTCAAACGACcaaaggggaaggagaggcgaGGCGCAAGACAACAACCAACAGCACCGTCTCTGGCAAGCCGGCCAGAGCAGCCACAATGCGAGTCGCAACGAATCCTGACACGAGGATCACagattgaagagaagaataCCGGACAAAGAGGCGATGTCATATTGGAAGGTGAGATCAAGGAACAGAGG ACGCTTTCATTGCATGCGCCATTCACGGGCAATCTTGCTGCAGCATGGTACGACCcagaggagaggaagatacAGGTTCTGGAAGACACGAAGGACACGTTGAATTGGGATCTGGCTTGTCTTG TCATAGAGCAAGTGCGGCCCACGCTTATCATAGTGAGCACTAAAACCCAGAACTCcctgatggagaagatagAAGAGTATC GAGACGAGAATAAGTGTGAACTACTCCTCTTACCTTCTCGTTCTTGTAGTCCCAAGGCAGCTTCTATACAGCTTGCTTCTGTTCGAGTTTCAGACTCATCTGTAACGTTATCTGTCTGTCGCGCAGAAGAACAATCGGCGCACGAGCCGCGCAATGGATCGGCAATAGAGGATGCCAActggagagatgaaggtgcTGGGATGGGAACTTACAGGCTGAGTTTGGTTAAGCTAGGGTGTTGGATGAACATCAATGCGCCTTTAGCT ACGGTAGCAGCTGGAATTTTAGTTGAGCAAGTAAAAAAAGGTCGCACAATGGAGGCCATGCCAGGTGAACAACACTTCAATGGATTAGAGCTTACTGTCTTGGAAAGTATGGATTT GGAAAGGCACATGCAGATAAACAAGGATGCCTTAAC ATCGTTAGCAATCTTTGATGTGGAGTCGCACGCATTCATGTATTCCGAACAGAATAAACAAGCATTGTCTATATTCG GCAAGCTTGACTCTACTGTCACCCCCCTCGGCAAAAAGCTACTTCACACATGGCATCTTCGCCCATTACTCGATCTTTCCGAGATCTCTGCCCGGCATGACGCTGTTGaattcttttcttccgccGAGAACGCACCCATTATGACGAGCTTGAGGAAAACCATGAAGGGTGTAAGGAATGTGCCTGCACATTGTACGAAACTCCAGACTGGAAGGGGGAGCTATGTCGAATGGAAATGTTTGGTGGAC GCTTTGACAGCTGCACTCGAAATCAGGAATTTCATGTGTGGTATAGCTACTCCTGTGCCATTGCCAATTGCAGAAAAA ATCAGAGAAACCGTCAGAGATAATCTTATCATTTTCTGCCAAGATATGAATGCTGTC ATTGATTGGGATGCTTCAAGACTCGAAAGCCGAGTTGCTGTTCGACCAGGTGTTGACGATGAGCTGGATAGCTGGCGGGAAATATACGCAG GTCTTGATGTAACGCTC AACCAAGTAGCTTTAATGATATATTCTCAAGTACCTCCCGGCATATCTTCTAGCGTGAACGTTGTCTACTTGCCTCAGTTAGGATACCTCGCAGTGATACAGGCAGATGCAGATGAGCCACCAGAAATACCAGGATGGGAAAGTCGA TTCCACACAGAAGATCGGTACTATTATAAGACGGTAGAGATGGAGGACTTGGATGACCATTTCGGTGACTTGTACACATTGATGATCG GAAAAGAGATTGAAATCATTCAAAGGCTGGTAGAGCACCTTAAGGGCTATGAAACATCAATTCTGCGGACTGTCGATACCATAGCGGAGTTGGATTG CATCTTGGCATTGGCTCGAGCAGCAAGAGATTTCGGGCTAAAGCGTCCCATCATGACGGAAGAGCCTGTGCTACAGATTCGGGGGGGACGACATATTCTGTATGAGAGTTTGGTTCCTCGGTACATTGAGAACGATACCATGATAGCGTCTGGAGGGGTCAATGGTTTGGCCAGCATG ATGATTATCACAGGCGCAAATGGTTCTGGCAAGTCTGCATATGGCAAGCAG GTCGCTTTGATGGCTTTCATGGCGCAGATAGGGAGTTTTGTACCGGCCGATGGAGCCAGAATTGGCATTTGCGACAAAA TATTCACGCGTCTCCAGACCCGCGAGTCGACTTCAAGA CATGCTTCCGCTTTTATGATAGATCTTGGCCAAGTTTCTCAAGCACTCAGAGGTGCAACCCGACATTCCTTGATCATAATGGACGAGTTTGGTAAAG GTACCCATCCTGCCGACGGGGCTGGGCTTCTCGCCGGTACAGTTGAGTATCTTCTGCAAGGGGTTTGTCCTCGATCAATTGTCATGACCCATTTCCA CGAACTTTTTGCCAACCATTTCATTACGGAAGACCGATTACCAGTGCGGTTTTGCCACATGAAGACGCTTTTGACGAATGATTCAGATGACATACATTATCTTTATAA GCTTGTCCCTTCACTTAGCTTAACTTCAAACGCAGCAGAATGTGCGCTCAGACACGGGATCCCGAAGAATATTGTTGACAGAGCCCAAGAGGTCAC CAAATGCGTCTCAAAATTTGAAATATCCAAGTTGCTCGATGCGACTCTGACAATGGAAAATATACGGGAAATCAAAGCAGCAGAGGAACTTGCCAAGCGTTTCCTGGCTTGGGATATCGACCCAGACAGTGAAGATGTGATCGACGTATTGCAGAAGATGATTGAAGCGACGGATATATTCCTGGAGGATGATTCTTCTGTCAGTGCGGAAGGAACAACTGCGAATCGAGAGAATGCTACGAtcagtgatgaagaaggtagTATAGATTCAAGCGAGGAGATTGACTGA
- a CDS encoding hypothetical protein (Match to ESTs gb|CF191423.1|CF191423, gb|CF190367.1|CF190367; HMMPfam hit to PAP_RNA-bind, Poly(A) polymerase predicted RNA binding domain, score: 123.2, E(): 6e-34; HMMPfam hit to PAP_central, Poly(A) polymerase central domain, score: 291.7, E(): 1.1e-84), whose product MTSNPPVKFLGVTPPITTDPPKPNDIKSSEALMADLVALNQFESDQERKVRERLLSNIAQLVAKFVHDVSIKLGMSEKIASEAGGRIYTSGSYRLGVHGPGSDIDTICVCPRHIYREHFFGEFQDMLRAWPAVTEISAVESAFVPVMKTVISGVEVDLLFARVNLPEAGDSLDIEKDEILRGVDDASQRSLNAGPRVTDMILNLVPDVATFRTALRTIRLWAKRRGIYSNVLGFPGGVAWALLTARICQLYPAAAPATIVGKFFPIYYQWSWPQPVLLKKIDNGPPNMQHSVWNPKLDRRDQAHRMPVITPAYPSMCSTHNITSSTMSIIRKEMLRAMQITDEILKTPDSSWIPLFEKVDFFSMYKTYVQVVASASTSDGIKDWSGMVESRIRTLVGDLENTDCIITAHPQVGGVNRVFYCLTEEEQAAASQGELTAEMIDRTEEDVKNREHRKIYTKSFFIGLEIEKKSKETGGRVLNLFYPSKKFCAVCQNWDKYNEMEMSVILRPAKRSELPSYVFPDGMPKSKKKTKRQQQNGSGDAGMNDGSEGQGPSKRTKSEQTLINNFEPQQQLPNGVPVPNGADPVPLKDGAGPVDFKPPPGIEDMPPLSTAVMSSFATAAKGVAISQDENREGLVVLNQTDPA is encoded by the exons ATGACTTC TAACCCGCCTGTCAAGTTCCTGGGCGTTACACCTCCCATTACGACTGATCCTCCAAAGCCCAATGACATCAAGTCTAGTGAAGCTTTGATGGCAGACCTTGTAGCCCTCAATCAATTCGAATCCGATCAGGAGAGGAAGGTCCG AGAACGACTGCTTTCAAATATCGCCCAGCTGGTTGCTAAATTTGTCCATGATGTGTCTATAAAACTCGGCATGTCAGAAAAAATAGCTTCAGAAGCAGGTGGACGAATCTATACTTCGGGTTCCTATCG TCTCGGTGTTCACGGCCCCGGATCAGATATTGATACTATTTGTGTCTGCCCGCGGCATATCTATAGAGAGCATTTCTTTGGTGAATTTCAAGATATGCTACGTGCTTGGCCAGCAGTGACTGAAATTTCT GCGGTCGAGTCTGCTTTTGTGCCAGTTATGAAGACTGTTATCTCTGGAGTAGAAGTTGATCTGCTTTTCGCACGTGTCAATTTGCCAGAGGCGGGAGATTCGTTGGATATCGAAAAGGATGAAATTCTTCGAGGAGTGGATGATGCATCACAGAGAAGTTTGAACG CAGGTCCCCGAGTCACGGATATGATTCTCAACCTCGTTCCAGACGTTGCAACCTTCCGTACAGCTTTGAGGACAATAAGATTATGGGCAAAGCGTCGAGGTATTTACTCCAACGTGCTGGGTTTCCCGGGTGGCGTAGCATGGGCGCTTCTTACCGCTCGAATATGTCAACTGTATCCTGCCGCTGCACCAGCAACTATTGTTGGCAAGTTTTTCCCTATTTATTACCAATGGAGCTGGCCCCAGCCTGtgctgttgaagaagattgataACGGACCTCCCAACATGCAGCATTCTGTGTGGAACCCCAAG CTTGATCGACGAGACCAAGCGCATCGTATGCCGGTTATCACCCCTGCTTATCCCTCAATGTGCTCTACCCACAATATTACTAGTTCTACTATGTCCATCATTCGAAAGGAAATGCTGCGAGCAATGCAAATAACGGATGAGATTTTGAAAACTCCTGATAGCTCATGGATACCGTTGTTCGAGAAGGTTGACTTTTTCAGCATGTACAAAACTTATGTTCAGGTCGTCGCCTCTGCGTCCACATCGGATGGCATCAAGGATTG GAGCGGTATGGTCGAGTCTAGAATACGAACGCTGGTAGGAGACTTGGAAAATACCGACTGCATCATTACGGCACACCCTCAAGTTGGCGGCGTAAATCGTGTATTTTACTGTTtgacagaagaggagcaggcTGCGGCGAGTCAAGGTGAACTGACAGCTGAGATGATCGACagaacagaagaagatgtgaaGAACAGGGAGCATAGGAAGATCTACACCAAAAGTTTCTTCATTGGATTGGAAATTGAGAAGAAATCTA AAGAGACTGGTGGACGTGTGCTGAACCTCTTCTATCCCAGCAAGAAGTTCTGCGCTGTGTGTCAAAACTGGGATAAATACAATGAAATGGAGATGAGCGTCATTCTCAGGCCTGCAAAGAG ATCCGAACTACCCTCTTATGTTTTTCCTGACGGGATGCCcaagtcgaagaagaagacaaagcGACAGCAACAAAAC GGCTCTGGAGATGCTGGGATGAACGATGGCTCGGAAGGGCAAGGTCCAAGTAAACGCACCAA GTCTGAGCAAACATTAATTAACAACTTTGAACCCCAACAACAACTTCCTAACGGAGTGCCTGTGCCAAATGGTGCTGATCCTGTCCCTTTAAAAGATGGCGCTGGGCCTGTAGATTTCAAACCCCCACCCGGCATCGAGGATATGCCCCCATTGTCAACTGCTGTTATGTCTTCCTTTGCTACTGCCGCCAAGGGTGTCGCAATATCTCAAGACGAAAATAGGGAAGGTCTCGTGGTCCTCAACCAAACCGACCCAGCCTAA